GCTCGACGAAAAGTCATCAACCATCGCCGCCCTGCATCAGCAGATCGAGAATTTTCACCGGAGCGGCGGGCAATGAAACAGCAACCGCCCAGCCTGCCCATCCCGCCCGAATGGCAACGCTGCCTGGGGGCCGGACTCTACCAGGGAGACACCTGCCACCGGGCCGACGACTGCGCCCGTTACCTGACCCTACCCCATGACCAACCGGCCATCACCCCGATGCACCGCGCCTGCAGCTCGGAACTGATGGTCATGCACCTGCCGATGGCAGGATTTTCGGAGGAAACAGAATGATGAAGATCGAAACCGACCCCACTGGCCTGGCACCAAACCAGCCCGGGGCGAAGCTGGACGCCGGAAAAAATCGGCTGGGGCTGGTGATATTCGGATTTTCGCGGGCGCTGCAAGAGGTGGGCCGGGTTGGCACCTATGGCGCCAACAAATACACCGACAACGGCTGGGTTGATGTGTCGAATGGCGAGCAGCGCTACACGGATGCCATGCTGCGCCACCTGTTGCGCGAGGCCACCGGCGAGGAATTCGACCCGGATACCGGGCTGCTCCATGCCGCACACGCGGCCTGGAATGCGCTAGCGCGTCTCGACCTGCTCTTACGGGATCCGCAGCTGTGAAAACCGGCCGCTCCCCCCAATACTGGACGCCGGAAGAGATCGCCATCCTGCGCGAACTCTACCCCTGGATGCGCTCGGCCGACATCGGCGCCCGCCTTGGCCGTAGCCGCACCATGGTGCTCGCCAAAGCCTGGGCCATCGGGCTGCGCAAGACGAAAGAGGCCATCTCCGATATGACCGAAAAGGCCATGGCCGACCCCAATCACGGCGGGCGGCGCAGCCAGTTCAAGGCCGGCGAAGAGCCCTGGAACAAGGGCCAGCACTACAGCCCGGGCGGCCGCTCGGTCGAAACCCGCTTCAAGCCAGGCCAGGTCGCCGTCAATTGGGCGCCGATCGGCACCGAGCGCCTGAGAACCGACGGCTACCTTGAACGCAAGATGACCGACACCGGCGTCACCCGCCGTGATTTCGTGCTGGTCCATCACCTTGTCTGGCGAGCTGCTGGCCGAGACATCCCGCACAACCATGTCGTCACCTTCAAGGACGGCGACAAAATGAATTTCGACCTCGACAACCTCGAGCTGATCAGCCGCGCCGACAACATGCGCCGAAACAGCGTGCACAACTACGGCCCGGAAATCGCCTCGCTCTATCAACTGCAGGGCGCCATCAAGCGCCAGATCAACAAACGGCAAGGAAAATCCAAATGAGCCAGACCATAGACGACCTGCGCAGCACCCTGTTCGAGACGCTGGCTGCCCTGCGCGACAAGAAAAACCCGATGGACATCGAACGCGCCCGGGCGGTTACCGACGTGGCCCAGTGCATCGTCAACACGGTAAAAGTCGAAATCGACCACATGCGTATCACCAACGGCAGCGGCACCGGTTTTATTCCGGGTCAGATCAAACCCACGCCGCCGGCCCTGCCCGGCAACACCACCACGACCCTGACCGGCGCCGGCAGCAAGACCGTCACCCAGCTCGGCAACGGCGCCACCATCACCCGTCACAAGATGGGCGGCTGAACATGTCCTACCTCCTCAACAACACCAGCGCCCAGGATCTCGACTCGACCATCCGCTGCGCCAACACCAACGGCCGGCCGTTCGACCGCGAGCGGCTGGAAGCCTCGCTCTGCGACGAGCG
The genomic region above belongs to bacterium and contains:
- a CDS encoding DUF5664 domain-containing protein, whose amino-acid sequence is MMKIETDPTGLAPNQPGAKLDAGKNRLGLVIFGFSRALQEVGRVGTYGANKYTDNGWVDVSNGEQRYTDAMLRHLLREATGEEFDPDTGLLHAAHAAWNALARLDLLLRDPQL
- a CDS encoding HNH endonuclease signature motif containing protein, coding for MKTGRSPQYWTPEEIAILRELYPWMRSADIGARLGRSRTMVLAKAWAIGLRKTKEAISDMTEKAMADPNHGGRRSQFKAGEEPWNKGQHYSPGGRSVETRFKPGQVAVNWAPIGTERLRTDGYLERKMTDTGVTRRDFVLVHHLVWRAAGRDIPHNHVVTFKDGDKMNFDLDNLELISRADNMRRNSVHNYGPEIASLYQLQGAIKRQINKRQGKSK